The following are encoded in a window of Chlorocebus sabaeus isolate Y175 chromosome 22, mChlSab1.0.hap1, whole genome shotgun sequence genomic DNA:
- the LRIG1 gene encoding leucine-rich repeats and immunoglobulin-like domains protein 1 isoform X4, with translation MSSLAQSQRPAGLGRRWALGSRPTGWDLDHNEIAGTIEDTSGAFSGLDSLSKLTLFGNKIKSVAKRAFSGLEGLEHLNLGGNAIRSVQFDAFVKMKNLKELHISSDSFLCDCQLKWLPPWLMGRMLQAFVTATCAHPESLKGQSIFSVPPESFVCDDFLKPQIITQPETTMAMVGKDIRFTCSAASSSSSPMTFAWKKDNEVLTNADMENFVHVHAQDGEVMEYTTILHLRQVTFGHEGRYQCVITNHFGSTYSHKARLTVNVLPSFTKTPHDITIRTTTMARLECAATGHPNPQIAWQKDGGTDFPAARERRMHVMPDDDVFFITDVKIDDAGVYSCTAQNSAGSISANATLTVLETPSLAVPLEDRVVSAGETVALQCKATGNPPPRITWFKGDRPLSLTERHHLTPDNQLLVVQNVVAEDAGRYTCEMSNTLGTERAHSQLSVLPAAGCRKDGTTVGIFTIAVVSSIVLTSLVWVCIIYQTRKKSEEYSVTNTDETIVPPDVPSYLSSQGTLSDRQETVVRTEGGPQANGHIESNGVCPRDASHFPEADAHSVACRQPKLCTGYHKEPWKATEKAEGTPGPQKMEHGGRVVCSDCNTEVDCYSREQDFPQPVSRDSVQPNGPEPGGSDEEHSPHQQCSGTAAGSCPECQGLLYPSNHDRMLTAVKKKPMASLDGKGDSSWTLARLYDPDCAELQPASSLTSGRPERTAAQHLLVSNGHLPKACDSSPESMPLTGQLPGKQRVPLLLAPKS, from the exons ATGTCCTCCCTGGCTCAAAGTCAGCGCCCTGCAGGCCTTGGGAGGAGATGGGCTCTGGGCTCTAGACCCACTGGCTG GGATCTGGACCATAACGAGATTGCGGGCACAATAGAGGACACGAGCGGTGCCTTCTCAGGGCTCGACAGCCTCAGCAAGCT GACTCTGTTTGGAAACAAGATCAAGTCTGTGGCTAAGAGAGCATTCTCCGGGCTAGAAGGCCTGGAGCACCT GAACCTTGGAGGGAATGCGATCAGATCTGTCCAGTTTGATGCCTTTGTGAAGATGAAGAATCTTAAAGAACT CCATATCAGCAGCGACAGCTTCCTGTGCGACTGCCAGCTGAAGTGGCTGCCCCCATGGCTGATGGGCAGGATGCTGCAGGCCTTTGTGACAGCCACGTGTGCCCACCCAGAATCACTGAAGGGTCAGAGCATTTTCTCTGTGCCACCAGAGAGTTTCGTGTGTG ATGACTTCCTGAAGCCACAGATCATCACCCAGCCAGAAACAACCATGGCTATGGTGGGCAAGGACATCCGGTTCACGTGCTcagcagccagcagcagcagctcccccATGACCTTTGCCTGGAAGAAGGACAATGAAGTCCTGACCAATGCAGACATGGAGAACTTTGTCCACGTCCACGCGCAGGATGGGGAAGTGATGGAGTACACCACCATCCTGCACCTCCGCCAGGTCACTTTTGGGCACGAGGGCCGCTACCAATGTGTCATCACCAACCACTTTGGCTCCACTTATTCACATAAGGCCAGGCTCACCGTGAATG TGTTGCCATCATTCACCAAAACGCCCCACGACATAACCATCCGGACCACCACCATGGCCCGCCTCGAATGTGCTGCCACAGGTCACCCGAACCCTCAGATTGCCTGGCAGAAGGATGGAGGCACGGATTTCCCCGCCGCCCGTGAGCGACGCATGCATGTCATGCCAGATGACGACGTGTTTTTCATCACTGATGTGAAAATAGACGACGCAGGGGTTTACAGCTGTACTGCCCAGAACTCGGCTGGCTCCATTTCAGCTAATGCCACCCTGACTGTCTTAG AGACCCCATCCTTGGCGGTGCCCTTGGAAGACCGTGTGGTATCTGCGGGAGAAACAGTGGCCCTACAATGTAAAGCGACGGGGAACCCTCCGCCCCGCATCACCTGGTTCAAGGGGGACCGCCCACTGAGCCTCACTGAGCGGCACCACTTGACCCCTGACAACCAGCTTCTTGTGGTTCAGAACGTGGTGGCAGAGGACGCAGGACGATACACCTGTGAGATGTCCAACACCCTGGGCACAGAGCGAGCTCACAGCCAGCTGAGTGTCCTGCCCGCAGCAGGCTGCAGGAAGGACGGTACCACGGTAGGCATCTTCACCATTGCCGTTGTGAGCAGCATCGTCCTGACGTCACTGGTCTGGGTGTGCATCATCTACCAGACCAGGAAGAAGAGTGAAGAGTACAGTGTCACCAACACAG ATGAAACCATCGTGCCACCAGATGTTCCAAGCTACCTCTCTTCTCAGGGGACCCTTTCTGACCGACAAGAAACCGTGGTCAGGACCGAGGGTGGCCCTCAGGCCAATGGACACATTGAGAGCAACG GTGTCTGTCCAAGAGATGCAAGCCACTTTCCAGAGGCCGACGCTCACAGCGTTGCCTGCAGGCAGCCAAAGCTCTGTACTGGGTATCACAAAGAGCCGTGGAAAGCGACGGAGAAAGCGGAAGGGACGCCTGGGCCGCAGAAGATGG AACATGGTGGCCGGGTTGTATGCAGTGACTGCAACACTGAAGTGGACTGTTACTCCAGGGAACAAGACTTCCCCCAGCCTGTGTCCAGAGACAGCGTGCAGCCAAATGGCCCAGAGCCGGGTGGGAGTGACGAAGAGCATTCTCCACATCAGCAGTGCAGCGGGACTGCTGCTGGGTCCTGCCCCGAGTGCCAGGGGTTGCTCTACCCCAGTAACCACGATAGAATGCTGACGGCTGTGAAGAAAAAGCCAATGGCATCTCTAGATGGGAAAG GGGATTCTTCCTGGACTTTAGCAAGGTTGTACGACCCGGACTGCGCAGAGCTACAGCCTGCATCTTCGTTAACTTCAGGCAGGCCAGAGCGCACGGCAGCCCAGCACTTGCTTGTTTCCAATGGCCATCTCCCCAAAGCATGCGACTCCAGTCCCGAGTCCATGCCACTGACAGGACAGCTCCCCGGGAAACAGAGGGTGCCACTGCTGTTGGCACCAAAAAGCTAG